CATTCACCACGGCAAAAGCTGCGATATTTCGATGCGGCGCGGCTATTACTTTGTGCCCAAATACGTCTTTGGCAAACCTGCCGATACCATGGGCGGGATGATCAAGTTGCCGATGTGGCTGAAACGCAAGGTCGACGGGATGATCCTGAAATGGTTTGTCGGTGATCCGCAGAAATACGGCTTTCCCAAACCCGATTACGCGCTTTACGAAAGCCATCCCGTGGTCAACTCGCTGATCCTGTTTCATGCCGGTCACGGCGATCTGAAAGTGCGGCCTGACATTGATCATCTGGACGGCAAAACGGTGTATTTCACCGATGGCACCCAAGCCGATTATGACATGATCCTGACCGCGACAGGCTATCGCCTGCACTATCCCTTTATCGACAACGCGTTGCTCAACTGGCAGGGCGATGCGCCGCATCTATTTTTGAACGCCATGCATCCGGACCGTGACGATCTGTTTGTTCTGGGCATGGTCGAGGCCTCTGGTCTGGGTTGGCAAGGCCGGCATGAACAAGCCGAAATGGTCGTCCGCTACATCAAGGGCCTGCGCGAGGGGCGCGCCGCCGCCAAGACACTTCAGGCCGAAAAGAGAAGCGGTTTCAAACGGATGACAGGCGGCACCAGGTATCTCAAACTGCCGCGCATGGCCTATTACGTGGACAAGGCGACCTATCGCAAGGCCGTGACCAACTGGATTGGCGCATTGGGAGGCACCAGCAAATGACGGATCTTGACGACATAATGCTGAACTTCAGCCCCGCCAGCCTGACCTTGCTGAACGCCATTCTGGCGATTGTGATGTTCTCGGTCGCACTGGATCTCAAGGGCGACGATTTCAAACGCTTGATGCGCACGCCCAAGCCTGTCGTGACCGGGCTGATTTCACAGTTTGTGGTCCTGCCGGTGCTGACATTCCTTTTGGTGCTTGCCATGCAGCCGCGCGCCTCCATTGCGCTTGGTCTGATCCTTGTGGCGGCCTGTCCGGGGGGCAATATCTCAAACTTCATCTCGCACCGTGCGGGCGGCAATGCAGCATTGTCAGTCTCGATGACGGGCTTTGCCACGGTGGGGGCGATCCTGCTGACCCCGCTGAACATCGCCTTCTGGGGCAATCTCTATGAACCAAGCCGCGCCATCTTGCAGGCCACCGCCATTGATCCATGGCAGATCGCGCTGACGGTGACGTTGATGTTGATCCTGCCGCTGATTTTGGGTGTCCTGTTGAACCGCAACAAGCCAGCACTGGCCGACCGCATTCGCCGGCCCCTGCAGAACCTGTCGATGTTGATCTTTGTGGCCTTTATCGTGCTGGCGCTCGCTGCAAATTGGGCGTTCTTTCTGGGCTATGCCCATTACGTTGCCCTCCTCGTTGTCGTGCACAACGCATTGGCCTTGGCAGGCGGATACGGCACCGCCACGCTGGCGGGGTTGTCGCCCTTCGACCGCCGCGCCGTGACGATTGAAACCGGCATTCAGAACTCCGGCCTTGGTCTGGTCTTGATCTTTGGCTTTTTCGGGGGGCTGGGCGGTATGGCCGTTGTCGCGGCCTTCTGGGGCATCTGGCATGCGATCTCCGGCCTTGCCTTGGCCAAGGTCATGTCGCGCAGCGAAGCCGCGCGATGACGCGCATTCTAATTACAGGCGCCGCGGGGGCCGTGGGCCGCGCCCTGTTGGCGGAATTTGCTGGCAATCGCGGGCATGAGGTGATCGCGACAGACCTTACCGCGCCTGCCCATCTGCCTGATCATATCCAATTTTGCCCCTTGGATGTGCGCGGCATGGATCCAGACACAGTCATCAAAACCCATAGACCCGAGGTGGTTATTCATCTGGCCTCCATCGTCGGGCATACAACCCGCGAGTTTGCCTATTCCGTGGATGTCACGGGATCGCAGAACGTAATCAATGCCTGTCTCAAATACGGAGTGCGGCGGCTGGTGGTGACCTCATCGGGGGCCGCCTATGGTTATCATCCCGATAACCCCGAATGGCTCAAGGAAACAGATGCCCTGCGCGGCAACGTCGAATTCGCCTATGCCGATCACAAACGGCAGGTCGAGGAGATGCTGGCCCAAACCCGCAAGGATCATCCCGCGCTGGAGCAGGTGGTTCTGCGGGTTGGCACGGTTCTTGGCGCGGGTTTGGAGAACCAGATCACCGCGCTGTTTCACAAACCCCGGCTGCTGGCTCTTATGGGCAGTGACAGCCCGTTTGTGTTCATCTGGACACGAGATCTGGCGCGTATCTTGCACCGGGCCGCCACAGACGGGCCTGCGGGTATTTTCAACGTGGCGGGCGACGGTGCCCTTGGCATTTCTGATCTGGCAGAACGGATGGGCAAGCCGGTTTTGCGCCTGCCGCCTGCCTTGCTCAAACTGGCGCTGGCGGTGGCCAAGCCGCTGAAACTGTCGCGCTACGGGCCTGAGCAGGTGCGGTTTTTGCAATATCGGCCTGTCCTGGACAACACTGCCCTGAAATCGGAATTTGGCTACTTGCCGGAACTCAGCAGCGCGGAGACCTTTGACCTTTGGCGCAAGGCGGCCGGATTATGACACAGAAAACCGCGATCATCACAGGCGGCGCAGGCGGGCTGGGCCTTGCCTTGGACAATGCGTTGCGCGGCCGGGGGTGGCAAACGATCCTGGTGGATCTGCCCGGCCCGGCTTTGGACGGCTTGGACGTGATCAAGGGCCGCCGCGCCCTGCCCTGTGATCTGACCAAAAGCGCGGAACTTTCAGCCCTATGCGCCCAAATCCGCAGGTGCAGCCCTTCG
This window of the Sulfitobacter mediterraneus genome carries:
- a CDS encoding bile acid:sodium symporter family protein translates to MTDLDDIMLNFSPASLTLLNAILAIVMFSVALDLKGDDFKRLMRTPKPVVTGLISQFVVLPVLTFLLVLAMQPRASIALGLILVAACPGGNISNFISHRAGGNAALSVSMTGFATVGAILLTPLNIAFWGNLYEPSRAILQATAIDPWQIALTVTLMLILPLILGVLLNRNKPALADRIRRPLQNLSMLIFVAFIVLALAANWAFFLGYAHYVALLVVVHNALALAGGYGTATLAGLSPFDRRAVTIETGIQNSGLGLVLIFGFFGGLGGMAVVAAFWGIWHAISGLALAKVMSRSEAAR
- a CDS encoding SDR family oxidoreductase; amino-acid sequence: MTRILITGAAGAVGRALLAEFAGNRGHEVIATDLTAPAHLPDHIQFCPLDVRGMDPDTVIKTHRPEVVIHLASIVGHTTREFAYSVDVTGSQNVINACLKYGVRRLVVTSSGAAYGYHPDNPEWLKETDALRGNVEFAYADHKRQVEEMLAQTRKDHPALEQVVLRVGTVLGAGLENQITALFHKPRLLALMGSDSPFVFIWTRDLARILHRAATDGPAGIFNVAGDGALGISDLAERMGKPVLRLPPALLKLALAVAKPLKLSRYGPEQVRFLQYRPVLDNTALKSEFGYLPELSSAETFDLWRKAAGL
- a CDS encoding flavin-containing monooxygenase, with amino-acid sequence MPQETSPFGGTEKFALIGAGPMGLAAAKVMTEQGVPFQGFELHSDVGGLWDIDAPRSTMYETAHLISSKTMTEFADFPMREDVAEYPSHSEMKRYFQDFAKHYDLYAKYHFNAEVLSTEPLGEAGAGWRVTWRDAQGNEQSEVFAGVMIANGTLSEPNIPTFKGQFDGELIHAANYRDPHQFTGKRVLIVGAGNSGCDIAVDAIHHGKSCDISMRRGYYFVPKYVFGKPADTMGGMIKLPMWLKRKVDGMILKWFVGDPQKYGFPKPDYALYESHPVVNSLILFHAGHGDLKVRPDIDHLDGKTVYFTDGTQADYDMILTATGYRLHYPFIDNALLNWQGDAPHLFLNAMHPDRDDLFVLGMVEASGLGWQGRHEQAEMVVRYIKGLREGRAAAKTLQAEKRSGFKRMTGGTRYLKLPRMAYYVDKATYRKAVTNWIGALGGTSK